Proteins co-encoded in one Malus sylvestris chromosome 9, drMalSylv7.2, whole genome shotgun sequence genomic window:
- the LOC126633945 gene encoding probable arabinosyltransferase ARAD1 has product MDIIRGYNGYPSVIVYLYDLPKRFTYGVIEHHSLARGGRPDDDVSKLKYPGHQHMGEWYLFQDLLKPESERVGSPVERVLDPEEADLFYVPFFSSLSLIVNPARPASGSEKPLYSDEENQVALIEWLESQEYWKRNNGLDHVIMALDPNALYKVIDKVKNCVLLVCD; this is encoded by the exons atggatATTATCcgcggttataacgggtatccatctGTTATAG TGTACCTCTACGATCTCCCTAAGCGGTTCACTTACGGAGTCATCGAGCATCATTCGCTGGCTCGCGGTGGCCGGCCCGACGACGACGTTTCGAAGCTCAAGTACCCGGGTCACCAGCACATGGGTGAGTGGTACCTGTTCCAGGACCTGCTCAAACCCGAATCGGAACGGGTCGGTTCGCCTGTTGAGAGGGTATTGGATCCGGAAGAGGCAGACTTGTTCTACGTGCCGTTCTTCTCGTCATTGAGCCTGATTGTTAACCCGGCGCGACCGGCTTCCGGGTCGGAGAAACCGTTGTACAGCGACGAGGAGAATCAGGTGGCCTTGATTGAGTGGCTGGAATCGCAGGAGTACTGGAAGAGGAACAATGGCCTAGACCATGTGATCATGGCTTTGGACCCCAATGCTCTGTACAAAGTGATTGACAAAGTCAAAAATTGTGTACTGCTTGTTTGTGATTGA
- the LOC126582358 gene encoding tropinone reductase homolog At2g29360-like yields the protein MADFDSQRWSLQGMTALVTGGTKGIGYAVVEELAGLGATVHTCARNEAQILERLQEWESKGFKVTGSVCDLTSKAQRENLIKTVSSIFHGKLNILVNSAATCTLRGTTDYTLEDFSSMMETNVESPYHLSQLAHPLLKASGNASIVFVASIAGVVALPKLSAYAATKSAIIQISKNLACEWAKDGIRTNSVAPWAVNTGVKVESDDHSDDFRRLIGRTPIRRLAQPNEISSLVTFLCLPAASYINGQVISVDGGFTVSGF from the exons ATGGCAGATTTCGACAGCCAAAGATGGTCTCTACAGGGTATGACTGCCCTCGTCACCGGTGGAACTAAGGGCATCGG gTATGCCGTAGTGGAAGAGCTAGCAGGACTTGGAGCAACCGTGCATACCTGTGCCCGTAACGAAGCGCAGATTCTTGAGAGGCTTCAAGAATGGGAAAGTAAGGGATTCAAAGTGACTGGCTCGGTTTGTGACTTAACCTCTAAAGCACAAAGAGAGAACCTCATCAAAACTGTCTCCTCTATTTTTCATGGCAAACTGAACATCCTC GTAAATAGTGCTGCAACTTGCACACTTAGAGGAACTACAGATTACACTTTGGAAGATTTCTCAAGTATGATGGAAACCAATGTTGAATCTCCCTACCACCTTTCTCAACTTGCACACCCTCTCTTGAAAGCCTCTGGAAATGCAAGCATTGTCTTTGTGGCATCTATTGCCGGTGTGGTAGCTCTTCCAAAACTCTCTGCCTATGCAGCAACAAAAA GTGCGATTATCCAAATTTCAAAGAACTTGGCATGCGAATGGGCAAAGGACGGCATTCGTACTAATTCTGTGGCACCGTGGGCTGTCAATACCGGAGTTAAAGTTGAATCT GACGACCATTCTGATGATTTCAGACGCCTAATAGGTAGAACCCCCATCCGTCGCCTGGCACAGCCTAATGAAATCTCATCTCTAGTCACTTTCCTCTGCCTTCCTGCTGCTTCTTACATCAATGGACAAGTTATTAGCGTTGACGGTGGATTTACCGTTAGCGGTTTCTAG
- the LOC126582361 gene encoding tropinone reductase homolog At2g29150-like translates to MASFDSQRWSLKGRTALVTGGTKGIGFAVVEELAGLGATVHMCARNGELLHERIQEWKSKGFEVSGSVCDLTSKDQREELIRTVSSVFYGKLNILVNNAGTVTLRNATDYTLEDFSTMMSTNVESPFHLWQLAHPLLKASGNASIVFVSSVGGMKALPKTSAYAATKGAVIQIVKNLACEWAKDNIRTNSVAPWAVNTGVKPTLMTIRMITDG, encoded by the exons atggcaAGTTTCGACAGCCAAAGGTGGTCTCTAAAAGGTAGAACAGCACTTGTTACAGGTGGAACCAAAGGCATTGG ATTTGCCGTTGTAGAGGAGCTTGCAGGACTTGGGGCAACCGTACATATGTGCGCTCGAAACGGAGAACTGCTGCATGAGAGGATTCAAGAGTGGAAGAGTAAGGGGTTTGAAGTGAGTGGCTCAGTTTGTGATCTCACATCTAAAGATCAGAGGGAGGAGCTCATAAGGACTGTCTCATCTGTTTTTTATGGCAAGCTTAACATTCTT GTAAATAATGCTGGAACAGTTACTCTTAGGAATGCTACAGATTATACTTTAGAAGATTTCTCAACCATGATGAGCACCAATGTAGAATCTCCCTTCCATCTTTGGCAACTTGCACACCCTCTCCTGAAGGCCTCAGGAAATGCAAGTATAGTATTTGTCTCCTCAGTTGGTGGTATGAAAGCTCTACCTAAAACATCTGCCTATGCAGCAACCAAGG GAGCAGTGATCCAGATTGTTAAGAATTTGGCATGTGAATGGGCAAAAGACAACATTCGCACAAACTCTGTGGCTCCATGGGCTGTCAACACCGGAGTTAAACCGACTCT GATGACCATTCGGATGATTACAGACGGCTAA
- the LOC126634108 gene encoding transcription factor bHLH162-like encodes MNNNQASQSSSTKVERRVVEKNRRNHMKLLYSNLFSLLPNQNPKEPLSLPEQIDEAINYIKSRESKLQKSKEKKESLVGTRKRSHATSFVNVESMKPNNLSIESGRSTKAPQIQIHETGSTVEVVLTSGLDNHQFIFYEIIRILDEEQADVVHASFSTLGDTTFHVVRAEMHKSVLDFGAARITEKLNRFVNGSTSDQELQQDGFWDFEFEPVGIIWDQLTSTPRNKLINPISSVN; translated from the exons atgaatAATAACCAAGCAAGTCAATCTTCTTCAACCAAAGTTGAAAGGAGGGTTGTAGAGAAGAATAGGAGAAATCATATGAAACTTCTTTACTCAaacctcttctctctcctccctaaCCAAAATCCTAAG GAGCCACTAAGTCTGCCCGAACAAATAGATGAGGCCATCAACTACATAAAAAGCAGAGAGTCGAAGCTGCAGAAAtcaaaggagaagaaggagagcttGGTGGGCACTAGAAAAAGATCACATGCTACGTCATTCGTAAATGTTGAGAGCATGAAACCAAACAACTTAAGTATTGAGAGCGGAAGGAGCACAAAAGCACCCCAAATCCAAATCCATGAGACAGGCTCCACAGTAGAGGTAGTACTGACTAGTGGCTTAGACAATCATCAGTTCATCTTCTACGAAATTATTCGAATACTTGACGAAGAACAGGCGGACGTTGTGCATGCTAGCTTTTCAACTCTAGGAGACACTACATTTCATGTAGTACGTGCAGAG ATGCACAAGTCTGTGTTGGATTTTGGGGCTGCAAGAATAACTGAAAAGCTTAATAGATTTGTCAATGGATCCACCAGCGACCAAGAATTACAGCAAGATGGCTTTTGGGACTTCGAATTCGAGCCTGTGGGAATAATATGGGATCAGTTGACAAGTACTCCACGAAACAAATTAATCAATCCTATTTCCTCGGTGAACTAA